The following coding sequences lie in one Streptomyces albofaciens JCM 4342 genomic window:
- a CDS encoding Gfo/Idh/MocA family protein, producing the protein MSQYATLGVAVIGTGRMGADHVRRLNDVISGARVAAVVDIDADRAKRVADGIEGCTPHTDPAAAMADPGVDAVLIASPGAAHEDALLAAFARDLPVLCEKPLTPDPASALRVLEAEQRLGRRRVQVGFMRRYDADYLKLKALLDQGAYGRPLMLHNKHRNADTPPGFTNAMMIHDSVVHEIDVTRWLLDEEITAVRVLRPAPTGHAPEGLSDPQLILFETAAGQIVDTELFVNCGFGYQVGCEAVCEGGTARIGDDHGVFVNAAGKWGGSITPGFVERFEEAYDRQVQRWVDATRRGQVEGPSCWDGYAAAAVCEAGVRAQVTGERVEVELVERPALYR; encoded by the coding sequence ATGAGCCAGTACGCAACACTCGGCGTCGCGGTCATCGGCACCGGCCGCATGGGCGCCGACCACGTACGCCGCCTCAACGACGTCATCAGCGGCGCGCGGGTGGCGGCCGTCGTCGACATCGACGCGGACCGCGCCAAGCGCGTCGCCGACGGCATCGAGGGCTGCACCCCCCACACCGACCCGGCCGCCGCCATGGCGGACCCGGGCGTCGACGCCGTACTGATCGCCTCACCGGGCGCGGCCCACGAGGACGCCCTGCTCGCCGCGTTCGCGCGCGACCTCCCGGTGCTGTGCGAAAAACCGCTCACCCCCGACCCGGCCTCCGCGCTGCGCGTCCTGGAAGCCGAACAGCGGCTGGGGCGCCGACGGGTGCAGGTCGGCTTCATGCGCCGGTACGACGCCGACTACCTCAAGCTCAAGGCCCTGCTCGACCAGGGCGCGTACGGCCGTCCCCTGATGCTGCACAACAAGCACCGCAACGCCGACACACCGCCCGGCTTCACCAACGCCATGATGATCCACGACTCGGTCGTCCACGAGATCGACGTGACGCGCTGGCTGCTGGACGAGGAGATCACCGCCGTACGCGTGCTGCGCCCTGCCCCGACCGGCCACGCGCCCGAAGGCCTGAGCGACCCGCAGCTCATCCTCTTCGAGACCGCGGCCGGGCAGATCGTGGACACCGAGCTGTTCGTCAACTGCGGCTTCGGCTACCAGGTCGGCTGCGAGGCCGTCTGCGAGGGCGGCACCGCCCGGATCGGCGACGACCACGGAGTGTTCGTCAACGCGGCCGGCAAGTGGGGCGGCTCGATCACCCCGGGCTTCGTGGAACGCTTCGAGGAAGCGTACGACCGGCAGGTACAGCGCTGGGTGGACGCCACACGGCGCGGGCAGGTCGAGGGTCCGAGCTGCTGGGACGGCTACGCGGCGGCCGCCGTGTGCGAGGCGGGCGTACGGGCCCAGGTCACCGGCGAGCGCGTCGAAGTCGAGCTGGTGGAGCGGCCCGCGCTGTACCGCTGA
- a CDS encoding sugar phosphate isomerase/epimerase family protein — protein sequence MSVPHAVPRVLDRLRIGSAPDSWGVWFPDDDQQVPWRRFLDEVAEAQYEWIELGPYGYLPTDPAVLHAELGQRELKVSAGTIFTSLHHGPDVWDKTWAHVSEVATLTRAMNAKHLVVIPSFWRDDKTAEELEPRELTTEQWHHLNSGMERLGKQVREEFGLDIVVHPHADTHIDTEEHVERFLDGTDSSLVNLCLDTGHYAYCGGDSVKLIKTYGERIGYLHLKQVDPDILADVVAKGTPFGPAVRQGVMCEPPLGVPALPPVLEAAQELDVDLFAIVEQDMYPCPADQPLPIARRTRRFLRSCGA from the coding sequence ATGTCCGTTCCCCATGCCGTCCCGCGCGTTCTCGACCGCCTGCGCATCGGATCGGCCCCCGACTCCTGGGGAGTCTGGTTCCCCGACGACGACCAGCAGGTCCCCTGGCGGCGCTTCCTGGACGAGGTCGCCGAGGCCCAGTACGAATGGATCGAACTCGGCCCGTACGGCTATCTGCCCACCGACCCGGCCGTCCTCCACGCGGAACTCGGCCAACGCGAGCTGAAGGTCTCGGCCGGCACCATCTTCACCTCGCTGCACCACGGCCCGGACGTATGGGACAAGACCTGGGCACACGTCAGCGAGGTCGCCACCCTCACCCGGGCGATGAACGCCAAACACCTCGTGGTCATCCCCTCCTTCTGGCGCGACGACAAGACCGCCGAGGAACTGGAGCCGCGCGAACTGACCACCGAACAGTGGCACCACCTGAACAGCGGCATGGAACGGCTGGGCAAGCAGGTACGCGAGGAATTCGGCCTCGACATCGTCGTGCACCCGCACGCCGACACCCACATCGACACCGAGGAACACGTCGAGCGCTTCCTCGACGGCACCGACTCGTCCCTGGTCAACCTGTGCCTGGACACCGGGCACTACGCGTACTGCGGCGGCGACAGCGTCAAGCTCATCAAGACCTACGGCGAACGGATCGGCTACCTCCACCTCAAGCAGGTCGACCCGGACATCCTCGCCGACGTCGTCGCGAAGGGCACGCCCTTCGGGCCCGCGGTCCGGCAGGGCGTGATGTGCGAACCGCCGCTCGGCGTGCCCGCGCTGCCGCCCGTCCTGGAGGCCGCCCAGGAACTGGACGTGGACCTCTTCGCCATCGTCGAGCAGGACATGTACCCCTGCCCCGCCGACCAGCCCCTGCCGATCGCCCGACGCACCCGCCGCTTCCTGCGCTCCTGCGGCGCCTGA
- the iolC gene encoding 5-dehydro-2-deoxygluconokinase: MSEPRQTGATGRTDEAVMSGHPGSPHDPYDPHPQDPHDPYPHDPYDLITLGRIGVDIYPLQTGVPLSRVETFGKFLGGSATNVAVAAARLGRRTAVISRTGRDPFGDYVHEALRDFGVDDRWVTPVAEYPTPVTFCEIFPPDDFPLYFYRRPKAPDLVIHPEELDRDAVRAARIFWMTGTGLCEEPSRGATLAALEARAKAGITVFDLDWRPMFWGGEGGASGDGGATGAAAMAAARPYYEAALAHATVAVGNVDEAEVATGVREPKRCAQALLDMGVELAVIKQGPKGVLAVHRDGRTAEVPPTPVEVVNGLGAGDAFGGALCHGLLSGWDLEPMMRYANAAGAIVASRLACSSAMPTRDEVEDFLAAR; this comes from the coding sequence ATGAGCGAGCCGCGGCAGACCGGAGCCACCGGACGGACCGACGAGGCCGTGATGTCCGGTCATCCGGGCAGCCCGCACGACCCGTACGACCCGCACCCGCAGGACCCGCACGACCCGTACCCGCACGACCCGTACGACCTGATCACCCTCGGCCGCATCGGCGTGGACATCTATCCGCTGCAGACCGGCGTTCCGCTGTCCCGGGTCGAGACGTTCGGGAAGTTCCTCGGCGGCTCGGCCACCAACGTCGCGGTCGCCGCCGCCCGGCTGGGGCGGCGCACCGCGGTCATCAGCCGTACCGGCCGCGATCCCTTCGGCGACTACGTGCACGAAGCGCTGCGCGACTTCGGGGTGGACGACCGCTGGGTGACGCCCGTCGCGGAGTACCCGACGCCCGTCACCTTCTGCGAGATCTTCCCGCCGGACGACTTCCCGCTCTACTTCTACCGCCGCCCCAAGGCCCCCGACCTGGTCATCCACCCCGAGGAACTGGACCGCGACGCCGTACGGGCCGCCCGTATCTTCTGGATGACCGGCACCGGCCTGTGCGAGGAGCCCAGCCGCGGCGCCACCCTCGCCGCGCTGGAGGCCCGCGCCAAAGCGGGCATCACCGTCTTCGACCTGGACTGGCGGCCGATGTTCTGGGGCGGTGAGGGCGGCGCGTCCGGTGACGGCGGTGCCACCGGGGCCGCCGCGATGGCCGCGGCCCGCCCGTACTACGAGGCCGCGCTCGCACACGCGACCGTCGCCGTCGGCAACGTCGACGAGGCCGAGGTCGCCACCGGCGTCCGTGAACCGAAGCGGTGCGCACAGGCACTGCTCGACATGGGCGTCGAACTGGCCGTCATCAAGCAGGGCCCGAAGGGCGTGCTGGCCGTGCATCGCGACGGCCGCACCGCCGAGGTGCCGCCCACGCCCGTGGAGGTCGTCAACGGCCTGGGCGCCGGGGACGCCTTCGGCGGCGCGCTCTGCCACGGACTGCTGTCCGGCTGGGACCTGGAGCCGATGATGCGGTACGCCAACGCCGCCGGCGCGATCGTCGCGTCGCGGCTGGCCTGTTCGTCCGCCATGCCGACGCGCGACGAGGTCGAGGACTTCCTCGCCGCGCGCTGA
- a CDS encoding DUF2218 domain-containing protein codes for MTTRISDIVTLRARHPEAVAQAAARRTRRPLIGDSGRLMIVAADHPARGALAVGDRALAMANRVDLLERLCLALSRPGVDGVLATADILEDLLLLGALEGKVVMGSMNRGGIAGASFEMDDRFTGHRPQDIARLRFDAGKLLLRIDYEDPGSLATLESTARAIDAMAERELPTFVEPFLSRRVDGKVVNDLSAEAVTKSVAIASGLGGTSAYTWLKLPVTDDPDAMAQVCETSTLPTVLLGGDIKGTAADQEAAYEKWRKALRLPTVQGLVAGRSLLYPADGDVTAAVDTAVSLLQR; via the coding sequence TTGACCACTCGGATCTCCGACATCGTGACGCTGCGGGCCCGGCATCCGGAAGCCGTCGCGCAGGCCGCGGCGCGCCGTACCCGCCGCCCCCTGATCGGCGACAGCGGCCGTCTGATGATCGTCGCGGCCGACCATCCGGCGCGCGGCGCGCTCGCCGTCGGCGACCGCGCACTGGCCATGGCCAACCGCGTCGACCTGCTGGAACGGTTGTGCCTGGCACTGTCGCGACCCGGTGTGGACGGCGTGCTCGCCACCGCCGACATCCTGGAGGACCTGCTGCTGCTCGGCGCCCTCGAAGGCAAGGTCGTGATGGGCTCCATGAACCGGGGCGGTATCGCCGGTGCCTCCTTCGAGATGGACGACCGGTTCACCGGCCACCGCCCGCAGGACATCGCCCGGCTCCGCTTCGACGCCGGCAAGCTGCTGCTGCGTATCGACTACGAGGACCCCGGTTCGCTGGCCACCCTGGAGTCCACGGCGCGCGCGATCGACGCCATGGCGGAGCGGGAACTGCCCACTTTCGTGGAGCCGTTCCTCTCGCGCCGGGTGGACGGAAAGGTTGTCAACGACCTGAGCGCGGAGGCCGTCACGAAATCCGTGGCCATCGCCTCCGGGCTGGGCGGCACCTCCGCGTACACCTGGCTGAAGCTGCCGGTGACCGACGACCCCGACGCCATGGCGCAGGTCTGCGAGACCTCGACGCTGCCGACGGTGCTGCTCGGCGGCGACATCAAGGGCACCGCGGCGGACCAGGAAGCGGCGTACGAGAAGTGGCGCAAGGCGCTGCGGCTGCCGACCGTACAGGGACTGGTGGCGGGCCGGTCGCTGCTCTACCCGGCCGACGGGGACGTGACGGCGGCCGTGGACACCGCCGTGTCACTGCTCCAGCGGTGA
- the iolB gene encoding 5-deoxy-glucuronate isomerase: protein MTSELRNTTEFHLRAGDAADGPYELVIAPETAGWGYSSLRVLRLPPGGSHTFATGDSEWIVLPLNGGCTVTADGGAPFELAGREDVFSGVTDFAYVPRDAEVEIASAAGGRFALTGARCTRRLPARYGPASQVPVELRGTGSCSRQVNNFGAAGVFECDKLIAVEVLTPGGNWSSYPPHKHDECRPGEESELEEIYYFEIASAHGTEGLGYQRVSPSGNGRGTDVLAEVRSGDAVLIPDGWHGPSVAVPGHAMYYLNVMAGPGEERAWLICDHPDHGWIRGTWPDQPVDPRLPLYEAPAGDPR, encoded by the coding sequence ATGACGAGCGAGCTGAGGAACACCACCGAATTCCACCTCAGGGCCGGCGACGCGGCCGACGGGCCGTACGAGCTGGTCATCGCGCCGGAGACGGCGGGCTGGGGCTATTCGTCCCTGCGCGTGCTGCGGCTGCCGCCCGGCGGAAGCCACACCTTCGCCACCGGTGACAGCGAGTGGATCGTGCTGCCCCTGAACGGCGGCTGTACGGTCACCGCCGACGGCGGCGCGCCCTTCGAACTGGCCGGGCGCGAGGACGTGTTCAGCGGGGTCACGGATTTCGCGTACGTACCGAGAGACGCCGAGGTGGAGATCGCCAGCGCGGCCGGCGGCCGGTTCGCGCTGACCGGCGCCCGCTGCACGCGCCGGCTGCCGGCCCGGTACGGCCCCGCGAGCCAGGTGCCCGTGGAACTGCGCGGTACGGGCTCCTGCTCGCGCCAGGTCAACAACTTCGGCGCGGCCGGTGTCTTCGAGTGCGACAAGCTCATCGCCGTCGAAGTGCTCACCCCGGGCGGCAACTGGTCCTCGTATCCGCCGCACAAACACGACGAGTGCCGGCCCGGCGAGGAGAGCGAGCTGGAGGAGATCTACTACTTCGAGATCGCCTCGGCGCACGGCACCGAAGGACTCGGCTACCAGCGCGTCTCCCCGTCCGGAAACGGCCGCGGCACGGATGTGCTCGCCGAGGTCCGCAGCGGTGACGCCGTCCTGATCCCCGACGGCTGGCACGGCCCGTCCGTCGCCGTGCCGGGACACGCCATGTACTACCTCAACGTGATGGCGGGACCGGGCGAGGAACGCGCCTGGCTGATCTGCGACCACCCCGACCACGGCTGGATCCGCGGCACCTGGCCCGACCAGCCCGTGGACCCCCGTCTGCCCCTCTACGAAGCCCCCGCGGGAGACCCACGATGA
- the iolD gene encoding 3D-(3,5/4)-trihydroxycyclohexane-1,2-dione acylhydrolase (decyclizing): MTTRRLTVAQALVEFLAHQYTERDGAAAPGGEDGAPVRQRLISACWGIFGHGNVAGIGQALLESGPDTMPYLQGRNEQAMVHAAVGYARQRDRLSAHAVTTSIGPGATNLVTGAALATVNRLPVLLLPGDTFATRPADPVLQQLEVPYAGDVSVNDALRPVSRYFDRITRPEALIPAALQAMRVLADPVETGAVTLALPQDVQAEAYDWPEEFFADRVWRVPRPAPDAAALAEAVRAVRAAERPLIIAGGGVHHSGAEDALRALADATGIPVASTQAGKGSLRHDHPADVGGIGHTGTATADALARGADLVLGVGTRYTDFTTASATLFAAPGVRFVNLNIASFDAHKLAATSLVADARAGLQALTEALSGHRVAPAYEQEYGAAKARWEALVDAAYAAPDDSVRPSQTQVLGALDATVGEQDVVINAAGSLPGDLHKLWRARSRRQYHLEYGYSCMGYEIPAAIGVRLAAPDRPVWALVGDGTYLMMPTEIVTAVQEGININVVLLQNHGYASIGGLSEQTGGERFGTAYRYRAADGTYTGDPLPVDLAANAASLGMHVIRAATVAELRAALAAARADERPTCVYVETATADTVPGAPGAQAWWDVPVAETATRPAAVEARKEYDRHAAERRRHL; encoded by the coding sequence ATGACCACTCGACGCCTTACGGTGGCGCAGGCCCTGGTCGAGTTCCTGGCCCACCAGTACACGGAGCGGGACGGCGCCGCGGCCCCCGGCGGCGAGGACGGCGCGCCCGTCCGGCAGCGTCTGATCAGCGCCTGCTGGGGCATCTTCGGGCACGGCAACGTGGCCGGTATCGGCCAGGCCCTTCTGGAGTCGGGGCCGGACACGATGCCCTACCTCCAGGGGCGCAACGAGCAGGCCATGGTGCACGCCGCCGTCGGCTACGCCCGGCAGCGCGACCGCCTGTCCGCCCACGCCGTGACGACCTCCATCGGCCCCGGCGCCACCAACCTCGTCACCGGCGCGGCCCTGGCCACGGTCAACCGCCTCCCGGTGCTGCTCCTGCCCGGCGACACCTTCGCCACCCGCCCCGCCGACCCCGTGCTCCAGCAGCTCGAAGTCCCGTATGCCGGGGATGTGTCGGTCAACGACGCCCTGCGCCCGGTCTCCCGCTACTTTGACCGGATCACCCGTCCCGAGGCGCTGATTCCGGCCGCCCTCCAGGCCATGCGGGTGCTCGCCGACCCCGTGGAGACCGGCGCCGTCACGCTCGCGCTGCCACAGGACGTCCAGGCGGAGGCGTACGACTGGCCCGAGGAGTTCTTCGCCGACCGGGTGTGGCGGGTGCCCCGTCCGGCGCCCGACGCCGCCGCGCTCGCCGAGGCCGTACGGGCGGTACGGGCCGCCGAGCGGCCGCTGATCATCGCGGGCGGCGGCGTCCACCACAGCGGTGCCGAGGACGCGCTGCGCGCCCTCGCCGACGCCACCGGCATCCCCGTCGCCTCCACCCAGGCCGGCAAGGGCTCGCTGCGCCACGACCACCCGGCCGACGTGGGCGGTATCGGCCACACCGGCACGGCCACGGCCGACGCGCTGGCCCGCGGCGCCGACCTCGTCCTCGGGGTCGGCACCCGCTACACCGATTTCACCACCGCCTCCGCCACCCTGTTCGCCGCCCCCGGCGTCCGCTTCGTCAACCTGAACATCGCCTCCTTCGACGCCCACAAGCTCGCCGCGACCTCCCTGGTCGCCGACGCCCGCGCCGGCCTGCAAGCGCTCACCGAGGCCCTGTCCGGACACCGCGTCGCACCGGCCTACGAGCAGGAGTACGGCGCCGCCAAGGCCCGTTGGGAAGCCCTGGTCGACGCCGCCTATGCCGCGCCCGACGACTCCGTACGCCCCTCCCAGACGCAGGTCCTCGGCGCGCTGGACGCCACCGTCGGTGAGCAGGACGTAGTCATCAACGCGGCCGGCTCGCTCCCCGGCGACCTGCACAAACTGTGGCGGGCACGCTCCCGCCGCCAGTACCACCTGGAGTACGGCTACTCCTGCATGGGCTACGAGATCCCCGCCGCCATCGGTGTCCGCCTGGCCGCGCCGGACCGTCCCGTATGGGCCCTGGTCGGCGACGGCACGTACCTGATGATGCCCACCGAGATCGTCACCGCGGTCCAGGAAGGCATCAACATCAATGTGGTGCTGCTCCAGAACCACGGCTACGCCTCCATCGGCGGCCTCTCCGAGCAGACCGGCGGCGAACGCTTCGGCACGGCGTACCGCTACCGCGCCGCCGACGGTACGTACACGGGCGACCCGCTGCCCGTGGACCTCGCCGCCAACGCCGCGTCCCTGGGGATGCACGTCATCCGCGCCGCGACCGTCGCCGAACTGCGCGCCGCGCTCGCCGCCGCCCGCGCCGACGAGCGCCCCACATGTGTCTACGTCGAGACCGCAACGGCCGACACTGTGCCGGGCGCGCCCGGCGCCCAGGCCTGGTGGGATGTTCCCGTGGCCGAGACGGCGACGCGCCCGGCGGCGGTCGAGGCCCGCAAGGAGTACGACCGGCACGCCGCCGAGCGCCGCCGCCATCTCTGA
- a CDS encoding CoA-acylating methylmalonate-semialdehyde dehydrogenase, with protein sequence MKTINHWIGGKPAEGVSGSFGPVYNPATGAQEKQVAFASVDEVDAAVAAAKEAYRTWGSSSLAKRTAVLFAYRELIDAHREELAALITAEHGKVHSDALGEVARGLEIVELACGIPQQLKGELSTQVSTRVDVAAIRQSLGVVAGITPFNFPAMVPMWMFPLAIACGNTFVLKPSEKVPSAALKLAELAAEAGLPDGVLNVVNGDKVAVDRILEHPDIAAVSFVGSTPIARYIHTTGTANGKRVQALGGAKNHMLVLPDADLDLAADSAINAAYGSAGERCMAISVVVAVGDTADPLIEKIKERAAALTIGPGDDPASEMGPLITKAHRDKVASYVTGAAAQGADVVIDGTDFTVPGHENGHWIGVSLLDNVKPEMDAYRDEIFGPVLSVVRVATYDEAISLMNSSPWGNGTAIFTRDGGAARRFQLEVEAGMVGVNVPIPVPVGYHSFGGWKDSLFGDHHIYGNDGIHFYTRGKVVTTRWPDPSDGGINLGFPSNH encoded by the coding sequence ATGAAGACCATCAATCACTGGATCGGCGGCAAGCCCGCCGAGGGTGTCTCCGGCTCCTTCGGGCCGGTCTACAACCCCGCGACCGGTGCCCAGGAGAAGCAGGTCGCCTTCGCCTCCGTGGACGAGGTGGACGCCGCCGTGGCCGCCGCCAAGGAGGCGTACCGCACCTGGGGCAGCAGCTCGCTGGCCAAGCGCACGGCCGTACTGTTCGCCTACCGCGAGCTGATCGACGCGCACCGCGAGGAGCTGGCCGCGCTGATCACCGCCGAGCACGGCAAGGTGCACAGCGACGCGCTGGGCGAGGTGGCCCGCGGCCTGGAGATCGTCGAGCTGGCCTGCGGCATCCCGCAGCAGCTCAAGGGCGAGCTGTCCACGCAGGTCTCCACCCGGGTGGACGTGGCCGCCATCCGCCAGTCCCTCGGCGTGGTCGCCGGCATCACGCCGTTCAACTTCCCTGCCATGGTGCCGATGTGGATGTTCCCGCTGGCCATCGCCTGCGGCAACACCTTCGTCCTCAAGCCCAGCGAGAAGGTGCCGTCCGCCGCCCTGAAGCTCGCCGAGCTGGCCGCCGAGGCGGGCCTGCCGGACGGCGTGCTGAACGTCGTCAACGGCGACAAGGTCGCGGTGGACCGCATCCTGGAGCACCCGGACATCGCCGCGGTCTCCTTCGTCGGCTCCACCCCCATCGCCCGCTACATCCACACCACGGGCACGGCCAACGGCAAGCGCGTCCAGGCCCTCGGCGGCGCCAAGAACCACATGCTGGTCCTGCCGGACGCCGACCTGGACCTGGCCGCGGACTCCGCGATCAACGCCGCGTACGGCTCGGCGGGCGAGCGCTGCATGGCGATCTCCGTCGTGGTGGCCGTGGGCGACACCGCCGACCCGCTGATCGAGAAGATCAAGGAGCGGGCCGCCGCGCTGACCATCGGCCCCGGCGACGACCCGGCCTCCGAGATGGGCCCGCTCATCACCAAGGCCCACCGGGACAAGGTCGCCTCCTACGTCACCGGCGCCGCGGCCCAGGGCGCGGACGTGGTGATCGACGGTACGGACTTCACCGTCCCCGGCCACGAGAACGGCCACTGGATCGGCGTCTCGCTGCTCGACAACGTCAAGCCCGAGATGGACGCCTACCGCGACGAGATCTTCGGCCCGGTGCTGTCCGTCGTCCGGGTGGCGACGTACGACGAGGCGATCTCGCTCATGAACTCCTCGCCCTGGGGCAACGGCACCGCCATCTTCACCCGGGACGGCGGCGCGGCCCGCCGCTTCCAGCTGGAGGTCGAGGCCGGCATGGTGGGCGTGAACGTGCCGATCCCGGTGCCGGTGGGCTACCACTCCTTCGGCGGCTGGAAGGACTCGCTCTTCGGCGACCACCACATCTACGGCAACGACGGCATCCACTTCTACACCCGCGGCAAGGTCGTCACCACCCGCTGGCCCGACCCTTCCGACGGCGGCATCAACCTGGGCTTCCCCAGCAACCACTGA
- a CDS encoding GNAT family N-acetyltransferase — translation MTAAPVIRHAVRTDLAEVAALAAEHAAYERATPPATDLEDRLAEALFGTRQPWLRCLVAELSGGELAGYATCATAFDTWQGRAYLHLDCLYLRAEHRGLGLGARLVEAVIAEGKALGVAEMQWNTPDWNAGAIRFYDRFGATRKDKKRFTLALEPGVRS, via the coding sequence ATGACCGCGGCACCGGTCATCCGCCACGCGGTGCGTACGGATCTGGCGGAGGTGGCCGCGCTCGCCGCGGAGCACGCCGCGTACGAGCGGGCCACGCCGCCCGCCACCGACCTGGAGGACCGGCTCGCGGAGGCCCTCTTCGGCACGCGCCAGCCGTGGCTGCGCTGCCTGGTCGCCGAACTGTCCGGCGGCGAACTCGCCGGATACGCCACCTGCGCCACGGCCTTCGACACCTGGCAGGGGCGTGCATACCTGCACCTGGACTGCCTCTACCTGCGGGCCGAACACCGCGGCCTCGGTCTGGGCGCCCGGCTGGTCGAGGCGGTCATCGCCGAGGGGAAGGCGCTGGGCGTGGCGGAGATGCAGTGGAACACGCCCGACTGGAACGCCGGAGCGATCCGCTTCTACGACCGGTTCGGTGCGACGCGCAAGGACAAGAAACGTTTCACCCTGGCGCTGGAGCCGGGCGTCAGGAGCTGA
- a CDS encoding styrene monooxygenase/indole monooxygenase family protein — MRRIAIVGAGQAGLHLALALLAADYDVTLLTDRTAQQVRAGRVMSSQLMFGPARRLERTAGLNLWDATAPAATALRVTVWDPPGKSALTFTGRFDEPPHSVDQRVKMAGWLSLYEARGGRVRYGPVSPATLPALAADHDLTVVASGRGDLTRLFARNALYCPFDRPQRTLACVYVRGVAAPADHPDPQVRTNVVAGAGEVFVMPALTTGGPCDIVLFEALPGGPFDCWHDQPSPGGCVARALDLLRTYAPGEYELCKDAVPTDAGATLYGAITPTVRHPVAEVAPDTYVLGMADTVVINDPVTGQGSNNAARSAAAYLSAILERGDAPFNPEWMRAAFAAFWRHARQVTEFTNLMLEPPPQHIHRLLAAAAEHPAVARRFVNGYADPADYHGWLMTAADADAYLATAGS; from the coding sequence ATGCGCAGGATCGCCATCGTCGGCGCGGGGCAGGCGGGGCTCCATCTCGCCCTCGCGCTCCTGGCCGCGGACTACGACGTCACACTGCTCACCGACCGTACGGCGCAGCAGGTCCGCGCGGGGCGGGTGATGTCCTCACAGCTGATGTTCGGCCCGGCGCGCCGTCTGGAACGAACCGCCGGACTGAATCTCTGGGACGCCACCGCACCCGCCGCGACCGCGCTGCGGGTCACGGTGTGGGACCCGCCCGGCAAGTCGGCGCTGACCTTCACCGGGCGGTTCGACGAACCACCGCACTCCGTCGACCAGCGGGTGAAGATGGCCGGCTGGCTCAGCCTGTACGAGGCCAGGGGCGGCCGCGTCCGGTACGGCCCCGTCTCCCCCGCCACACTCCCCGCGCTCGCCGCCGACCACGACCTGACGGTCGTCGCCTCCGGCCGCGGCGACCTCACCCGGCTCTTCGCGCGCAACGCGCTGTACTGCCCCTTCGACCGCCCGCAGCGCACCCTCGCCTGCGTCTACGTGCGCGGTGTCGCGGCGCCCGCCGACCATCCCGACCCGCAGGTGCGGACGAATGTGGTGGCCGGGGCGGGTGAAGTGTTCGTCATGCCGGCGCTGACGACGGGCGGGCCGTGCGACATCGTGCTGTTCGAGGCGCTGCCCGGCGGACCGTTCGACTGCTGGCACGACCAACCGTCGCCGGGCGGCTGTGTGGCCCGGGCGCTCGACCTGCTGCGTACGTACGCGCCGGGCGAGTACGAGCTGTGCAAGGACGCCGTGCCCACGGACGCGGGCGCGACGCTGTACGGCGCGATCACGCCGACGGTCCGGCACCCGGTCGCCGAGGTCGCGCCGGACACCTACGTCCTGGGGATGGCCGACACGGTCGTCATCAACGACCCGGTCACCGGCCAGGGCTCGAACAACGCCGCCCGCAGCGCGGCCGCCTACCTGAGCGCGATCCTGGAGCGGGGCGACGCGCCCTTCAACCCGGAGTGGATGCGCGCGGCCTTCGCCGCGTTCTGGCGGCACGCGCGGCAGGTCACCGAATTCACCAATCTGATGCTGGAGCCGCCGCCGCAGCACATCCACCGTCTGCTGGCGGCCGCCGCCGAACACCCGGCCGTGGCGCGCCGTTTCGTCAACGGCTACGCCGATCCGGCGGACTACCACGGCTGGCTGATGACGGCGGCCGACGCGGACGCCTATCTGGCCACCGCCGGCAGCTGA